TAGGAGTGGACGCTGTTGAGCAGGTTTCTATTGGTGATGGCTTCGGGATTGTCTGAGCCTTGATTTCTTTATTGATTCTCTCCAATAGGGTCTGTGGTCTTGGGGGTATTGCTTTTGACGGCCCGGGTTGAGGTTCTGGTGGATTTCTAACTGCTGGCTTTTGTGTTGCTTTTGCCCGTGCTTGCTCTCGGATCCggattttttccttttctctccgGATTTGGGAGGCCTCCAGTATTAACTTTGCTTTTAACTCAGCCTCTTGAGTTGCTTTTTGGACTGCGGCAATTACTGCCGCGTGTGAGGCTCGAACCCTCTATAGTGCGTCCAGCTGCGTTTTCTCCTTGTTGCTCAGCAACGGCGCGGTGTTCATGGATTCCGGCACCGGCCTCGAACATGGACTACTACATCTAGAGGACGAGACTCTTCGAGGTTTCCTATGTCggccatgtaattttttttacatcagcAGTGAaaaaagcacaaaaaattattagttgaCTTAATAAATGTTCCTATACTTTACGTTTACGTTTTTTAGATATTTGTAATTTCCTTACAGGAGAAAGGGAAGAAAGTCTGTTTCACCGGTGCTACCTAGCGGCCAAGTTCCAGAAGCTCTTACAACTAAACGTCTGCGACCggcaaaatttgaaacattttttgaaaatctttcGTCTCTGTTTTCAACCTATTTACATAATTTTCTAACGTTGGGAAACATACAtataaaaaacagtttttcttttcatttttttttcctttttctgacGGAAATGTTTCCTTGCGCTATGGTCAACTTGCTCACCCCCCCTTTATAACTAAAGGTCAGTTAATAAgtaaagacaaagaaaaatcagAAGTACAGTACAGACATGGAATAGGTCATTTAGTCTCTTTGTATTCATGGCTCCGTCCAGATGTATAGTGAACGGATGTAATTCCGTGCGTGGGAAAAGCGATGCCAAAGCAACTAACCATGCTCATTTTTATGCAATGCCTTTCGACGACGAACGAAGGAAAGTGTGGTTGAGTGTGATTGAAAACTGTAATGGATTACGACCTGTTAGAAAACCatgcaatttaaaaaacgcTACTGTGTGCGAAAAACATTTCAGTGAGGACAGCTTCCACCCAACTGTACTAGCTGGAGCAAAAAAACTACTACCGAATGCGGTTCCATCAATATTTTTTGGCTCTATGGAAGTAGCAGCCAAAGAACCTACTATTCCTTCAGATGAAGCTGATTTATCCGATCAGCCTCCACGAAAAAAACAACGGATAAACTATGTGATAACAAACCAGCTAGTTAGCGGTGCAACAAATGAAGGTTTCTAATTTCAAATTTATGAAATATTATCGCATTATATCTACAATTTACACATTGCGTTGATTTAGATGATTTACATCACTTACTATCAGAATCTGCTAATAGTAACAGTGATGGGAAGCTCGACGTTCCGGTTGTGGCTCCAAGTAGTATGGGTGTCTGTGACGAGATGATACACAGTGCAGCTACGTCTGGGCCACCATCGGATGTTGACTGCGAGTCCAGCAGGTCGGAGAGCTTTGATTCTGATTCCGAATATGACGTGAGTGATTCCGAAAATGACGTGTTTGAATCCCATTCCGAATGTGACGTGAGTGATTCCGATCCCGATTATGACGTGAGTGATGTGGATTACGATTCGGCAGTTAATGAACCGGGCAACTCAGACACGGACGTTGGACTGCTACGACCAGTATATCCtacagaaaatgaaattgaaaagcATAAACATATTTTACGTTTACAGCAGCGTCTTCTTAGACTGAAGAGAAAAAATCACAAGTTGGAAAATGAAGTCAGGGAATTGAAAAGTACCATTACAGGGGTGAATATCGCCGAGATATATAtgttaaaacaaataaaagtgGATTCCACAGAAGATACATGGAGCGCTTTCTTGTTGAACCAGattaacaacaaaatgaagaaGCATAAGAATGGAAACAGGTGGAATCAAGAAGTGATCCGACGCTGCATAATTTGGCAAGCAAGAAGTCCGGGATCCTATAAATTAATCAGAAAATCAGGAATGTTGAACTTACCGTGTGAAAAACACTCCGGAGCTACCTCGGATCATCATCCATGGACTTTGGCATCACAGATCTTATCAAGGAGGCATTTCGTGCAAAATTGATAGAACTTGGAAATGGATGTGGCGTTAAGGTTAACGTCGCCGTTGACGAGTCGCAATAAAACCCTGTGAAAGTTACATGAAAAATTTCGATAAATATGTTGGACATGTCGACATGGCTGGCATTGTAGAACctaaaaataatcaaaaatgAGCAAACAAACTGCTTACTTTTGCCATTAACGGACTGTGTAATTCTTACTGCGTGATCGTGGGATATTTTCTCGTATACAAAATGACTGCAGAAGAGCTACATAAATTAACCTTACACATCATTGAAGAGATCGAGCACATTGGATACACTGCTGTAGGATTAGTTGCTGATAATGCCTCAACGAACACTAAAATGTTTAAACTGCTAAACCCAGAAGGGATGTTGTCGCATGAAATAACCCACCCAAATGATCcctcaagaaatttttttttagctttgaTTCTTCGCATATCATAAAAAATGTGCGAAATCAATTTATAGATCGCCCgctgcaaaaaaaatgaaaatctatCATGTTTCAATTCATCAAGAGGCTGTacgagaaacaaaagaaacttttCCTGAAATTTGTGAAGAAATTGACAAATAGGCATCTTGAGCCTACGAAAATAGAGCGACAGAATGTTCAAAAAGCACTTGACATTTTCAGTAGGCCTTTGGCGGCTGCGCTAGAAGCACTACGACGAAGGAAAGTATCGGGTTTTATGGGTTCAGAAGAAACCATATCATTCAtgttaaaaataattaaatggtTTGAAATCCATGACGTATGTAACTACACCCAAGCCATTTATAAGCGGCTTCCAAATAAAGCCCTATTCACCTCTACTGATGACGCCAGACTGAAATGGCTGGAAGATTTCTTAAAGTGGCTTAAGGAGTGGCGTATCTCCAGCGTCGAAAAGAATCACTTCCTGACGTCGGAAACGTTTGAAGCAATAACGATAACTACAAAATCAACGATCGCAAAAATTTCGGATTTGCTGCGTGACGCTGGATTTACATTCGTACTAACACGACGGTTCAACAGCGATAACCTCGAAAGAAAATTTAGCGCTCTGCGACAAGCGAACGGCGGTAATTACAATATGGATGCAAAAGCAGCTATTTATGgtttagaaaaattattgCGCACGGGGATAACCTACAGTGCAATGAACTGCAATGTACCATTGGAACGAGAGCAGCAAAACAGAGGAAATGGAAAATTCATACGTAAAACTACACTGAGGAATCCGAAAAAGAGAGCTCTTGATGTCCTTTCAGCTCTCGGAATAGAAGATCGTGCAGTATTGGAAGAATTTAGAAGGCCCCCAGGTATTACGTCAATCCAAACCTACACAGTAATACCAATAAttacttgttttttaaatgttaattgTTATTTGTGTAAAGATTACGGTGGTAGTGATTGTGACGACAAACTTGCGACTGCGGTGACTGCcgtatttcttcttttggttATTGAGGAACGAGAGATTTGTGTGGCATGTAGAGAAGGCCTAAGGCACACACACATTCAAGATCCGCAAGCTAACGCCATTAATGCTTTGAATGATTGCCTaagtataagaaaaaaaaattattttgcattgaaaTTAAGGAAGTCTTTATTAATTacattgtttttcttgtgGATAGATCGTGGAGGATTAAACATTCCTTCAAAAGAATTTGTTCAAAGAATGTGGACCATCTACAGATTTGTTGAATTTGCCTTAAAGAAGCTACACAACACCAGGAAGACTCGTGAAGATCTCATCAGTTTTCTTACCCCACACATTGCTGGTTGTTCCACCTTTTGCTGTAGTCGAGGAAAGGAAATGCCTGCTGGAAACAAGCACAATGAACAGCTTGCGATTCTCATACT
This sequence is a window from Daphnia magna isolate NIES linkage group LG7, ASM2063170v1.1, whole genome shotgun sequence. Protein-coding genes within it:
- the LOC123474244 gene encoding uncharacterized protein LOC123474244; its protein translation is MGVCDEMIHSAATSGPPSDVDCESSRSESFDSDSEYDVSDSENDVFESHSECDVSDSDPDYDVSDVDYDSAVNEPGNSDTDVGLLRPVYPTENEIEKHKHILRLQQRLLRLKRKNHKLENEVRELKSTITGVNIAEIYMLKQIKVDSTEDTWSAFLLNQINNKMKKHKNGNRWNQEVIRRCIIWQARSPGSYKLIRKSGMLNLPCEKHSGATSDHHPWTLASQILSRRHFVQN
- the LOC123474243 gene encoding uncharacterized protein LOC123474243 is translated as MFQFIKRLYEKQKKLFLKFVKKLTNRHLEPTKIERQNVQKALDIFSRPLAAALEALRRRKVSGFMGSEETISFMLKIIKWFEIHDVCNYTQAIYKRLPNKALFTSTDDARLKWLEDFLKWLKEWRISSVEKNHFLTSETFEAITITTKSTIAKISDLLRDAGFTFVLTRRFNSDNLERKFSALRQANGGNYNMDAKAAIYGLEKLLRTGITYSAMNCNVPLEREQQNRGNGKFIRKTTLRNPKKRALDVLSALGIEDRAVLEEFRRPPDYGGSDCDDKLATAVTAVFLLLVIEEREICVACREGLRHTHIQDPQANAINALNDCLNRGGLNIPSKEFVQRMWTIYRFVEFALKKLHNTRKTREDLISFLTPHIAGCSTFCCSRGKEMPAGNKHNEQLAILILWKFINPMLNGYAATLTDLQTKAHVVGNNKVVNRKFNTHSK